A genomic segment from Truepera sp. encodes:
- a CDS encoding DUF6508 domain-containing protein, translating into MWRLRCSWCSHSRGPSSLSCRWWAWSKGLRLDDRDQGHGGLGAIAAGCLRSRGAGFELHRNLGYVDYSAEVAELVNIAYEDGWVRRELDWGEWTATDEAKSLRDEPTVMERATVQQLANLLTVVIRQERFVDGSLLSAIESGLVQRILRRVRSLDQLSASADG; encoded by the coding sequence GTGTGGCGCCTGCGTTGCTCGTGGTGTTCGCACTCGCGGGGCCCGTCCTCTCTATCGTGCCGCTGGTGGGCCTGGTCCAAAGGACTGCGCCTTGATGACCGCGACCAGGGCCACGGCGGGCTCGGGGCAATAGCTGCCGGTTGCCTGCGGTCGAGGGGAGCAGGTTTCGAACTACATCGGAACCTGGGGTACGTTGATTACTCGGCCGAGGTAGCCGAGCTGGTGAACATCGCGTACGAAGACGGTTGGGTTCGACGCGAGCTCGACTGGGGCGAGTGGACGGCGACGGACGAGGCCAAATCCCTGCGCGACGAGCCAACGGTCATGGAACGAGCCACCGTCCAGCAACTGGCGAACCTCCTGACGGTCGTCATCCGCCAAGAGCGGTTCGTAGACGGATCGTTGTTGAGCGCCATCGAGAGCGGCCTAGTGCAACGCATCCTGCGGCGGGTTCGCTCACTCGACCAACTGTCCGCATCTGCGGACGGTTGA
- a CDS encoding ABC transporter ATP-binding protein, translating to MGFIMDGLAAEGYDREYSDRQLVRRIFAYFRPHLVLMLTVGVAVLLAAVLDASLPILVSAGIDRLADATDLRAEIWNRVGWLVAAFALAGVLSWGFNFLRQWLSARVVGDVVLTLRNDAFDAVMRRDMSFYDEYSTGRIVSRVTSDTHDFSTVVTLTLNLIGQVLQIAILLGVLFYIDVRLSLIALAIAPVVVAIALAFRQVARVVTTQARRVLAEVNANVQETLTGISVAKTFRQEPAIYRQFVGVNDQSYRLNLLQGYIFSAIFPVLGIVGGVGTGLIVYFGGARALGGDITTGQWFLFVQAVAMFWGPLTSIASFWSQFQLGMSASERVFALIDAEPRVEQTGSVKLAEVAGRIRFEGLDFRYTEQETVLAGFDLDIKAGETVALVGHTGAGKSSLGKLIARFYEFQGGRLLIDEHDIRTLDLDSYRSHLGIVQQTPFLFTGTVRDNVRYGKPGATDEEVLAVVQRMGGGDWLDALPNGLDTEVGEGGRGVSMGQKQLVAMARVLLQDPSILILDEATASVDPLTEAQIQEGLDEVLAGRTAIVIAHRLSTVRAADRILVLEKGAVVEEGSHQELLQRGGHYAELYDAYFRHQSADYDPVA from the coding sequence AGTACAGCGACCGCCAGTTGGTGCGGCGCATCTTCGCCTACTTCAGGCCACACCTGGTCCTGATGTTGACGGTCGGCGTGGCCGTGTTGTTGGCGGCCGTCCTCGACGCGTCGTTGCCGATCCTCGTGTCGGCGGGCATCGACCGCCTCGCTGACGCCACCGACCTGCGTGCCGAGATCTGGAACCGCGTCGGTTGGCTGGTGGCCGCCTTCGCTCTGGCCGGCGTGCTCTCCTGGGGCTTCAACTTCCTACGCCAATGGCTGAGCGCGCGGGTGGTCGGCGACGTCGTCCTCACCCTGCGCAACGACGCGTTCGACGCCGTCATGCGGCGCGACATGTCGTTCTACGACGAGTACTCCACGGGCCGCATCGTCAGCCGCGTGACGTCCGACACCCACGACTTCTCGACCGTGGTGACGCTGACGCTGAACCTCATAGGTCAGGTGCTCCAGATCGCCATCCTCCTGGGCGTCCTGTTCTACATCGACGTGCGGCTCTCGCTCATCGCCCTGGCCATCGCGCCGGTGGTCGTGGCCATCGCCCTCGCGTTCAGGCAGGTGGCGCGCGTGGTGACGACGCAGGCGCGCCGGGTGCTGGCCGAGGTGAACGCGAACGTCCAGGAGACGCTCACGGGCATCTCGGTGGCGAAGACGTTCCGGCAGGAACCCGCCATCTACCGCCAGTTCGTGGGGGTGAACGACCAGTCCTATCGCCTCAACCTGCTGCAGGGTTACATCTTCTCGGCCATCTTCCCGGTGCTGGGCATCGTCGGCGGCGTGGGGACGGGGTTGATCGTCTACTTCGGCGGCGCCCGCGCCCTCGGCGGCGACATCACCACCGGTCAGTGGTTCTTGTTCGTGCAGGCCGTGGCCATGTTCTGGGGCCCCCTCACGTCCATCGCGTCGTTCTGGAGCCAGTTCCAACTCGGGATGTCGGCCAGCGAGCGCGTGTTCGCGCTCATCGACGCCGAGCCGCGCGTGGAGCAGACCGGCTCCGTGAAGCTGGCCGAGGTGGCGGGCCGCATACGGTTCGAGGGACTCGACTTCCGCTACACGGAGCAGGAGACGGTGCTCGCCGGCTTCGACCTCGACATCAAGGCGGGCGAGACCGTGGCGCTCGTGGGTCACACGGGCGCGGGCAAGTCCAGCCTCGGCAAGCTCATCGCGCGCTTCTACGAGTTCCAGGGTGGGCGCCTGCTCATCGACGAGCACGACATCCGTACGCTCGACCTCGACTCCTACAGAAGCCACCTGGGCATAGTCCAGCAGACGCCGTTCCTCTTCACGGGGACCGTGCGCGACAACGTCCGCTACGGCAAGCCAGGTGCTACCGACGAGGAGGTGCTGGCGGTGGTCCAGCGGATGGGTGGGGGAGACTGGCTCGACGCCCTACCCAACGGTCTGGACACCGAAGTGGGCGAGGGCGGCCGAGGCGTCTCGATGGGCCAGAAGCAGCTCGTGGCCATGGCGCGCGTGCTCCTCCAAGACCCGAGCATCCTCATCCTCGACGAGGCGACTGCGAGCGTGGACCCCCTGACAGAGGCGCAGATCCAGGAGGGCCTAGACGAGGTGCTGGCGGGCCGCACCGCCATCGTGATCGCTCACCGGCTCTCTACCGTCCGCGCGGCCGACCGGATCCTGGTTCTTGAGAAGGGTGCCGTGGTGGAGGAGGGGTCGCACCAGGAACTGCTCCAGCGGGGTGGTCATTACGCGGAGCTGTACGACGCCTACTTCAGGCATCAGAGCGCGGATTACGACCCGGTGGCGTAG
- a CDS encoding NUDIX domain-containing protein yields MEPWKYIVNVEIAVVRSGRYLVVRRSAAEEYAAGVLALPGGKVDPRIVADHVLEVTAKRELFEEVGLKAIRLEYLKSKSVEIRADTFGVDVVFLAEVEPGEPTPGDPAEVSELLWLSAEEVFHSREAPAWLVDNIRVAQERVEARG; encoded by the coding sequence GTGGAACCCTGGAAGTACATCGTCAACGTGGAGATCGCGGTGGTGCGCTCCGGACGCTACCTGGTGGTGCGGCGCTCGGCAGCCGAGGAGTACGCGGCTGGAGTGCTCGCGCTACCCGGCGGCAAGGTCGACCCGAGGATTGTCGCCGACCACGTTCTTGAGGTTACGGCGAAACGGGAACTGTTCGAAGAAGTGGGCCTGAAGGCAATCCGCCTGGAGTACCTCAAGAGCAAGAGCGTAGAGATCAGGGCCGACACGTTCGGGGTCGACGTCGTGTTCCTCGCCGAGGTGGAGCCGGGGGAACCCACGCCGGGCGATCCGGCGGAAGTGAGCGAGCTGCTCTGGCTGAGCGCCGAGGAGGTGTTCCACAGCCGGGAGGCGCCCGCCTGGCTGGTCGACAACATCCGCGTGGCGCAGGAGCGAGTCGAGGCTCGTGGGTAA
- a CDS encoding MFS transporter, with translation MTSKPQSPDNSAAMRFVIGFGMVSLFADFTYEGGRSIVGPYLAVLGASPFLVGAIAGAGEFLGYALRLASGSFVDRRGHAWPLIYLGYAVNLLALPALALVSAVAPAAALVFAERLGKGIRNPPRDTLLADVGGGIGRGKAFGIHELLDQIGATIGPLAVAGAVAWSGYRLGFGVLLLPALVALAILVTVRRLQPPREPTAATAPTEPAAVGFSPTYWRYLIFVTLGVTGLAHFVLIAYRLETAHVVAAGTIPLLFALAMGVDAVASYVAGREYDRVGLRVLYGLPLLTLPTAPLLFLGNRAWPIVLGMVLWGAAMGLQESVMRAAVAELVPAVRRGTAYGLFDTAIGSASLLGGIAMGWLLGVAPALLVVFALAGPVLSIVPLVGLVQRTAP, from the coding sequence ATGACCTCCAAGCCCCAGTCACCGGATAACTCGGCCGCAATGCGCTTCGTCATCGGCTTCGGCATGGTGAGCCTCTTCGCCGACTTCACCTACGAGGGGGGCCGGAGCATCGTCGGCCCTTACCTGGCGGTGTTGGGCGCGAGCCCGTTCCTCGTAGGCGCCATTGCAGGAGCGGGGGAGTTCCTCGGATACGCCCTGCGGTTGGCGTCGGGCAGCTTCGTGGACCGCAGAGGTCATGCCTGGCCCCTGATCTACCTCGGTTACGCGGTGAACCTGCTGGCGCTACCCGCGCTCGCGCTGGTGTCGGCCGTGGCGCCCGCCGCGGCGCTCGTGTTCGCCGAGAGGCTCGGCAAGGGCATCAGGAACCCCCCGCGTGACACACTGCTGGCCGACGTCGGCGGCGGCATCGGGCGCGGCAAGGCCTTCGGTATTCACGAGTTGCTCGACCAGATCGGTGCTACGATCGGTCCGCTCGCAGTCGCCGGCGCCGTCGCCTGGAGCGGCTACAGGCTCGGGTTCGGCGTCCTCCTGCTCCCCGCGCTGGTGGCCCTGGCCATCCTCGTCACCGTGCGCCGCCTCCAACCGCCGCGCGAGCCCACGGCAGCCACGGCGCCCACGGAACCCGCGGCGGTAGGGTTCTCGCCCACCTACTGGCGTTACCTGATCTTCGTGACCCTGGGCGTAACCGGGCTCGCACACTTCGTGCTGATCGCGTACCGCCTCGAGACCGCGCACGTCGTGGCGGCTGGCACCATCCCGCTGCTCTTCGCGCTCGCGATGGGCGTGGACGCCGTCGCCTCATACGTCGCCGGGCGCGAGTACGACCGCGTCGGCTTGCGTGTCCTCTACGGCCTGCCGCTACTGACGCTGCCTACGGCACCTCTGTTGTTCCTCGGTAACCGCGCTTGGCCAATAGTCCTTGGGATGGTTCTATGGGGCGCCGCCATGGGACTGCAGGAGAGCGTCATGCGCGCTGCCGTCGCCGAGCTCGTCCCCGCGGTCCGGCGCGGGACCGCCTACGGCCTGTTCGATACCGCGATCGGCTCGGCCTCGCTACTCGGAGGTATCGCGATGGGCTGGCTCTTAGGTGTGGCGCCTGCGTTGCTCGTGGTGTTCGCACTCGCGGGGCCCGTCCTCTCTATCGTGCCGCTGGTGGGCCTGGTCCAAAGGACTGCGCCTTGA
- a CDS encoding type IV toxin-antitoxin system AbiEi family antitoxin, producing the protein MLYRLHDEGEIIELSRGVFRRADAPAASWPDLLAVQVRSPVAIACCLTAASVHGLTDELPGKVQIAVPRGTRTPQIAYPPTQALRFDAPTFELGLSQVEAAPGESVRVYDPSRTVVDLFRLRHRFGEAAAYGVLR; encoded by the coding sequence GTGCTCTACCGACTTCACGACGAGGGCGAAATCATCGAACTGTCGCGCGGCGTGTTCCGCCGGGCGGACGCGCCAGCGGCTTCCTGGCCGGACCTGCTAGCGGTGCAGGTGCGCTCCCCGGTGGCTATCGCGTGTTGCTTGACGGCCGCGTCGGTTCACGGCCTGACAGACGAGCTGCCTGGCAAGGTGCAGATCGCCGTTCCCAGGGGCACGCGCACGCCGCAGATCGCGTACCCTCCCACTCAGGCCTTGAGGTTCGACGCGCCAACTTTTGAGCTGGGCCTGTCTCAAGTGGAGGCCGCTCCCGGCGAGAGCGTCCGCGTGTACGACCCCTCACGTACCGTGGTGGACCTGTTTCGCCTCCGGCACCGCTTCGGCGAGGCGGCCGCCTATGGCGTGCTTCGCTAG